The Indicator indicator isolate 239-I01 unplaced genomic scaffold, UM_Iind_1.1 iindUn_scaffold_78, whole genome shotgun sequence genome segment AGGGCTCAGTGCTCCCAGGCAGGCTCTGACCCTGCCTCACCACCCCCTCCCCGTCCCTGCTGCCCCCTGGCAGGGCTCAGTGCCCCCGGGCACGGCCTGGCCCCGCCCTgagcccaccccccccccccgcagcTGACCAGGAACGGGACGGTGGAGTCGCAGGAGGCGGAGGGGCTGACGCTGGAGGACGTCTCGGACGACGACATCGACGTGGAGGGGGTGGAGGTGGACGACTGCTTCTTCCTGCAGCCGCTGCCCACCAAGCGGCGCCGTGCACTGCTGCGGGCCTCGGGCGTGCAGCGAATCGACGCCgaggagaagcaggagctgagggcgaTTCGCCTGTCCCGGGAGGAGTGCGGCTGCCACTGCCGCCTCTACTGCGACCCACAggcctgtgcctgcagccaggcGGGCATCAAGTGCCAGGTGAGGCCAGCAGGGGCTGGGTgagggcagcaatgtgcccttgaggccaagaggtacaatggtgtcctggggggcGTCAagaagtgtgcccagcagggcagtggaggttctcctgcccctctgctctgtgctggtgaggccacagctggaggtcTGGGGCcagatctgggctccccagttccagagggacagagaggagggccagaggggacagcaaagggctgcaggggtgcTGAGGGCACTGCACCATCTCCTGAGGGCTTGGGGCTCTTTGGTCTGGGTGGGAGTAGCCTGAGGGAGATCTGattaatgctgatcaatactgcaagggtgggtggcaagaggatggggccaggctgtgggcagtggtgtccagggccaggccaaggggcagagggcacaaacttgaccgtgggaggttccacctgaaggaACCTCCTtggtgggagggtgctggaggcctggagcaggctgctcagagaggttgtggagtctcctctggagagcttccaaacccccctcgGCTCTGTTcttgtgtgccctgctctggcagggggcttggacgggatgctctccagaggccccttccagccctcccctgctgtgcctctgtgatGTTTGGGCTCCGGGAGGACCTCTCCGTGTCCGCCGGAGCTGCCCGAGCTGTGTCCCTGCCAGGTGGATCGAATGTCCTTCCCCTGCGGCTGCTCCCGCGACGGCTGCGGCAACATGTCCGGGCGGATCGAATTCAACCCCCTGCGGGTGCGGACTCACTACCTGCACACCATCATGAAGTTGGAGCTGGAGAGCAAGCGGCAGGGCGGCCGGACCCCGGCCCCCGAGCAGGAAGCGGCCCCCCAGCCCCCCGGGGGTGCCTGGCTGGGGCCGCAGGCGGCCGAGACCCAGGACTTCCAGGAGTTCATGGCCGAGAACGAGTCGGCAGTGATGCACCTGCAGACCGCCgaggagctggagaggctgaaggCTGAGGAAGACTCCAGCAGCGGTTCGGGCGTGGAGAGCCTGGGGGTTTGCATCCTGCAGGAGCCGCTGGCCGTGCCCGAGGGGCTGTGCCCGGCTCTGGCCGCCCCCATTCTCATCCAGGCACAGCTGCCCCCGGGCTCGTCCGTGCTGTGCTTCGCCGAGGGATCGGAGCCGGCGGCGCCGGCGGGGGGCAGCGAACCCTACCTGAACGATGGCACCGTGCTCTACTACCAGCTGGAGCCGCGCCCGGCGCCGGCTGCCAAGGCCGAAGGCAGCCCGGCAGAGCCTCCGACACCGTGCCCCTGCCCGGCAGAGCGTCCGGCACCGTGCCCAGGCCCCGCAGAGCCTCCGGCACCGTGCCCCTGCCCGGCAGAGCGTCCGGCACCGTGCCCCTGCCCGGCAGAGCCTCCGGCACCGTGCCCCTGCCCGGCAGAGCCACCGGCACCGTGCCCAGGCCCCGCAGAGCCACCGGCACCGTGCCCCTGCCCGGCAGAGCCTCCGGCACCGTGCCCCTGCCAGCCCGAGAAGGGCCCCGGCGCCCTCCCCGTGTCCGCCGTGCCCTGCAGCCGAGCTGTGAGCAAGGGGGAAGCCCCCAGACCCCCTCCCTCGGCTCCGGAGAAGGCAGCGGCCGCCCCCCGcagccccccccagccctcGGAGCCAGCCCCGGAGCGGCTGCCGGAGCCGCCCTGCCCAGAGGGACACTCTCCGGGGCCCATCCTGCCAGTCTGAGGGTCccggcacccccagcagctctttATTTATTGAcaatggttctgtgtgaagTGGCAGCGGCCACGGGCGGGGACCGGAGGGGGGTCGTGGGgatcagggctgctctgcacagaggaTCCTCCTCGGCAGCCTCTTGCCCTTCGCTGCCTTTGGCCCAGCTGATGCTGGTGGCTGCTCAGGTGGCACCCACGCGTGGGgacacaccagagctggagcctcctgtgtcccacagcagctcctcctcatcGTCcactccctcagctgcccccagcacagccccaggctgccAGGACACCTCTGCCCTCTTTGGGGCTTAAGGTAAAAaacccttttccctccctttttccctccctttttgcCTCCTCGCTGAATGTTTACCAGGCTGCCGCAGCCCAGCCGGTGATGCtctccctgccacagccagggGCCAGGCTGACCCCAggaaggagctgggcaggctctGATTGCACAAGAGGGGTGAGACTGCAGCCCAGAATCCCTCCTAGGAGACTTGGGGAGCTTTAACCACCTGGACTGGAGGAGTTTGAGCCCTGGGACAGCCGTGCTGGGGagctctgtctgtctgtctgtctgtgtctctgCGCTCCAGGCTGCCCTCCAGGAGCGGTCCGGAACCGCCTGGCCAGGCAGCCAAAGCCCTTCCcgggcccctcagcagctcctctccttttGCCTCCTGCCCAAAGCAGCCCCATCGAGGGTCTCTGTTATGCATttggcggggggtgggggggagcagGTACAGGGTGGGATCCTTCTTGGGGctgcccttccccctccccagaagCTTTTGCCTCCtgtccagctccagcctcatGGCAGCCAAGGGCACgcagcctcccctgcagcccagcGCTTGCCGGGGGCTGGGTGAGTGACTCCGGAGAGACtcaggagggtggggagggagcaaGGAGCCCTCCGTGCCCGCAGGGGTcgacccagcacagcctcctgcagctgctcggGGGACACTGAAACGtcccagctggagagcagggaaactGGGGCGGAGGAACTGGCCTGAGGAAGGCTTCCATAGTTTGAGGGAGGTGTGGTGGCTTCAGGCCCTTCTGGTgctcctggcagtgccctccCTCGGTTCGGAGGGGTTGAGGCTTCCTGTGCTGcacccctgcagctccagctgagccttaaccctcctcctgctgccccctccCGCCGCCCTCACTGGGACCAAGCACTTGGGGCTGGCCCTGTGCCCCGGTGCCGTCGTCCCTGGCTGTGGGGGCAcaggggaggggcaggggctggTTCCATGTCCACAACGGGAGGGGACTTGGGACAAGTTAGCAGCTGGCACCaaccctggcagcagctctccctgggCACACAAGGGCTAATCCCGGGAGGAACGAAGCCTTACCCCTGCTGGGTGCTCGCAGTTGatgtcccctcccctccctccatgtcccttccagtcctgcaCCACTTTGTCCCGGAGTGGGGTTGCAGCTCGCACACGAAACGGAGCTGTAGGAGGGAGCCAGCAGGGACTCAGCATCGGCGGAagtcctgctgcttcctgctgctttttatgTTCCAAGGAGGCTTcgctccttccccagctccatctCCAGGACTTGGCACCGCAGCCAGGTGGGAACCCGCGTGGGATGGATGAGTGtggaggctctgtccctgggcAGGTTGAGGCTGGGGAGGCCACAAGCTCCACCCCTGTGAAGGACTGAGAGAATTGACTCAAATCCTCCATttatggcctgaaattgtgccaggggaggttcaggttggccatgaggaacaattctgccccgcaggagtggtcagggactggcacaggctgcccagggaggtggtggagtccccattgcTGAACCATGTGGCCACGGCAGtcggggccatggtttggtgcccatggtggggttgggttgatctTCTTGGGAGGTCTTCTCCCATCCAAACCATTCATTGAGCACTCATTCAGCAGTGCCACGAAGCGTTTCTGCCTCTTGttcagctccagctggcaccaccgctggtgccaggctggctgccaCACCTCGCCGTGCCACAGCCGCTGTCCATGGTGCTGCCGCAGGGGCCGGGCACGGCCGCGCTGCCCACTCTGGTGCCCGGCTCTGCGCCCCCTCCAGCGGTTCCTTTGGGTCTCCCCAGTGTGAATCCAAAGCTTCTCCACACTTTggggttgtggtttggggtttttttttctgcccttctcCCCCACCCCGCCCCAGCCTCTTCTGGCCCTCTCCTGGTGACCTCTCGCTgtatttaaagagaaaatatttaagtgtaaaaataaaagaaatgctCCGAGTCGGACTGAGTGAGGGCAGAGCCGCCCGGGGGAGTGCCCCCGAGAGAGGATCTCCAATTCCTCCACAAATGACGAGGGCAGGGGGTGGAGAAAAGGCTTCCAGGAGAGGGCAGGGGTTAGGGAaggacaggaggagagctgCGGGAGAGGAATCTCTTGAAGGTCAAAAAAGGCAACAGCAGAATCCTGCCCTGGGGAGGAGCAaaccctgcagcagtgcaggtgaggagggagctgcccaggaggttccatccgagcaggaggagaaagttgtttggtgtgagggtgctggggcctggagcaggctgcccagagaggttgtggagtttccttctctggagagcttccaaccccccttgggcattgtgcccctgggcaagctgctgggggtgccctgctggggcggggggggtgtTGGCattgggggagctccagaggtcccttccagcctcaccctgctgggattcttCTCCAAGGTGAGGGAGGAGCTCAAGGCTGCTCTGGTGCAGGGCTTGAGGATTTCTGCCCCTTCCTACCCAaataatgcttaaaaaaaaaaaaaaatacctttgcCAGGGGCTTGCAGGAGGCGCTGGAGGTGGCACCTGGGGCccccagagcccagcaggcagggagggtcCCCCCCAGAGCCAGGCAGCCATGGACTTGCTTTAGTCTTTATTAATAAACACCAAGTTGGTTTGAACTCCCTCAGCCCCTGGGCAtctcctgcagtgccagggcaggctggggggcAGGCTGGGGGGCAGGCTGGGGGGCAGGCCTGGTTCTACCCCCtcagcacagctgccacctACCCCCTGAGGCTGCCATCAccgagcaggcagcacaggggcagaagcTGCCcaaggctgcccacagccccacagATGGCATCAGGGCCTCTCCAGCCATGCTCATGCCAGCCCTGGAgccctccctccagcagccaggggGAGGCAGCTGCCCCCCAAGGCTATGGGTAAGGGGTGAGGTGGATTTGGGGTCTGGTCTGAACCCCTGAGGGAGATCTTTAAGACTaaagaaagtaaagaaagaGGGCAGGACCCTGCCTGGGCAGAGGGCACCAAACCCCAGCTGAAGGGAGCCCAGGGCAGGGTGCCCAGGCAGCAGGGGCCCTCATCCTCCCCTCCCACAGCCCAGGTGGCACCACTGGAGAAGCTGTGACAGCAAAGCCACCCTCTGCCCaatgccaccagcactgccagctcccacagcacaaaggggaagagaagagctgGCACTGGCCCTGGCACTGGGCCCAGCAGCATTGGGGCCCCTCTGGCcggcccagggctgtggtttcACATCACCAGGGGTGGTTCCTGTGGCACCAGGCTGGCAAT includes the following:
- the CSRNP2 gene encoding cysteine/serine-rich nuclear protein 2 produces the protein MDAVASAGLKRRLEEAELGSQGSRSDDEEVSNSDSGDSCDSVTPCGPAACSPTSILKRQKQLCRKSVRFDQVTVYYFARRQGFTSVPSQGGSSLGMAPRHNSVRSYTLCEFAQEQQGHHRQVLREHLREEKLHAKKMKLTRNGTVESQEAEGLTLEDVSDDDIDVEGVEVDDCFFLQPLPTKRRRALLRASGVQRIDAEEKQELRAIRLSREECGCHCRLYCDPQACACSQAGIKCQVDRMSFPCGCSRDGCGNMSGRIEFNPLRVRTHYLHTIMKLELESKRQGGRTPAPEQEAAPQPPGGAWLGPQAAETQDFQEFMAENESAVMHLQTAEELERLKAEEDSSSGSGVESLGVCILQEPLAVPEGLCPALAAPILIQAQLPPGSSVLCFAEGSEPAAPAGGSEPYLNDGTVLYYQLEPRPAPAAKAEGSPAEPPTPCPCPAERPAPCPGPAEPPAPCPCPAERPAPCPCPAEPPAPCPCPAEPPAPCPGPAEPPAPCPCPAEPPAPCPCQPEKGPGALPVSAVPCSRAVSKGEAPRPPPSAPEKAAAAPRSPPQPSEPAPERLPEPPCPEGHSPGPILPV